The Flammeovirga agarivorans DNA window TGATCAATAAGCAAAAAAGCTAAACCGCCATCTTTCAACTTTTTGAACATTTTAATACTTCCTCTAGGATCAGATCTTTCAACAAAGTCAGCTTGGTCATTTTTATTATGCCTTCTCGTCTTTACTACAAGATCATTTAATTTTTCATCATGTAGCTTAGCACCAATTGCGATACAAGGATAATTACTCATACTAAGATAAAAACCTACCATATCGAAAGCACCTCTATGACAGGTCAATAAAATTACTCCTTTACCTTTATTGTAAGCATCAATTAGATGTTGTTCACCCTCGACTTCCATTACAGCAGTCAATTCTTCTCTTGTTCTAATAGAAGGGTAACGTACAATATCCGTAAAGTTTTTACCTAAATTAGAAAAAACCTTCTTTGCTATATTTTGTATTTCAGCATCACTAAGCTCATTTTCATAAGCATATTTGAGATGCTTTAAGGTTAGGTCTCTTGTTTTAGGCATAATGTAGTACACTAAACCTCCAAGTTTTCCAAAAGACCACATTAACATATTTCTTGATGCCCAATTAGCGAGTTTTATTAACCCTTTGATTAATTGATATAAAAGTTCGTATTTAACTTTTTTCCAACCCTTATGTTGACTCATTAATATATATCTTAAATGTAAAAAGGCAACGAACCTCCGTCCGTTGCCTGAATATTTATTGATAGCTATTGGTTATACATCAACTTTTGCATAACGAGCATTTCTTTCAATGAAATCTCTACGAGGAGCAACTTCGTCACCCATCAACATAGAGAATAAATGATCAGCTTCGGCGGCAGATTCGATATCCACTCTACTCATACTACGGAATTCAGGATCCATAGTTGTGTGCCAAAGTTGTTCTGGGTTCATTTCACCAAGACCCTTATAACGTTGGATGTTCACTTTTCCTTCATCGCCACCAAATTCTTGGATAGCTCTCATACGATCATCCTCAGACCAGCAATACTTTTCTTGCTTGCCTTTCTTCACTAAGTAAAGAGGAGGTTGAGCGATATATAAGTATCCTTGTTCGATCAATGGTTTCATATAACGGAAGAACAAAGTTAAAATCAATGTTCTAATGTGTGAACCATCGACATCGGCATCGGTCATAATAATGATTTTATGGTAACGTAACTTTTCTAAGTTAAGCTCTTTTTCATCATTTTCAGTACCAAAACGAACACCTAATGCAGTAATGATATTTTTAATCTCTTCGTTATCATAGATTTTGTGTTCTTGAGCTTTCTCAACATTAAGGATTTTACCTTTTAATGGAAGAATAGCTTGGAACATACGATCACGACCTTGCTTAGCAGAACCACCTGCTGAGTCACCCTCCACTAGGTATAATTCTGAAACTGCAGGATCTTTTTCAGTACAATCAGATAATTTACCAGGAAGACCAGTACCAGTAAGAAC harbors:
- a CDS encoding lysophospholipid acyltransferase family protein, with the protein product MSQHKGWKKVKYELLYQLIKGLIKLANWASRNMLMWSFGKLGGLVYYIMPKTRDLTLKHLKYAYENELSDAEIQNIAKKVFSNLGKNFTDIVRYPSIRTREELTAVMEVEGEQHLIDAYNKGKGVILLTCHRGAFDMVGFYLSMSNYPCIAIGAKLHDEKLNDLVVKTRRHNKNDQADFVERSDPRGSIKMFKKLKDGGLAFLLIDQDTDKVQNTFVDFFGKPAATPIGAATLALKADSAIIPASIKLQSNGKHLLEFRPEVPLEKTGNLKEDIKTNTQNMSLALEKFIREAPDQWVWFHERWKTKQEEEVSNS